The following proteins are encoded in a genomic region of Streptococcus constellatus subsp. constellatus:
- a CDS encoding DUF1149 family protein, whose amino-acid sequence MELQREKEFVSQYHYDARNLEWEKENGTPETKVDVNFQLLNQDQEGQVTSIVVIVSFMIVFDAFVISGTISQVNHILGRIVNEPSEFEQDEVEQLAQPSLAVLNRLTYEVTEIALDLPGINLEF is encoded by the coding sequence ATGGAATTACAACGTGAAAAAGAATTTGTTAGTCAATATCATTATGATGCTCGTAATTTAGAATGGGAAAAAGAAAATGGAACTCCAGAAACAAAAGTGGACGTCAATTTTCAATTGTTAAATCAAGATCAGGAAGGGCAAGTGACCTCTATTGTTGTAATTGTGAGCTTTATGATTGTCTTTGATGCTTTTGTCATTAGTGGAACAATCTCGCAAGTCAATCATATTCTTGGGCGAATTGTGAACGAACCGAGTGAATTTGAGCAGGATGAGGTGGAGCAATTAGCTCAGCCAAGTTTGGCTGTATTAAATCGTTTGACCTATGAAGTAACAGAAATCGCCTTAGATTTACCAGGCATCAATTTGGAGTTTTAA
- a CDS encoding DegV family protein gives MKLAVITDSSAYLNNKVVENEHLFVLDIPVSIDGVEYIEGKNLSASEFYQKMAASSELPKTSQPSIASLVNILSLVEGQGYTHVIGLFLSSGISGFYQNIQYLKDEFPSLEIAFPDSKITSAPLGMMVEHILNWTKQGLLFEQILNNLEVQIKGIGAFIMVDDLNHLVKGGRLSNGAAILGNLLSIKPILYFNDEGVIEVYEKIRTEKKATKRLVEIVKEQTAQGNYQVMIIHGNAREKAELLHKLLVEERVTGEIPIATFGSVIGTHLGAGSIALAYIPIV, from the coding sequence ATGAAATTAGCTGTAATTACTGATTCGTCTGCATATTTAAATAATAAAGTAGTCGAAAATGAGCATTTATTTGTCCTAGATATTCCTGTTAGTATAGACGGGGTTGAGTATATTGAAGGAAAAAATCTTTCTGCTAGTGAATTTTATCAAAAAATGGCAGCTTCTAGTGAATTGCCAAAGACGAGCCAACCGAGTATTGCTAGCTTAGTAAATATCCTTTCTTTAGTAGAAGGACAAGGTTATACTCATGTCATTGGTTTGTTTTTATCGAGTGGAATTTCTGGTTTTTATCAAAATATCCAGTATTTGAAAGATGAATTTCCAAGTTTAGAAATTGCTTTTCCGGATTCAAAAATCACAAGTGCGCCACTTGGAATGATGGTGGAGCATATTTTGAACTGGACTAAACAGGGATTATTGTTTGAACAAATTTTAAACAATCTTGAAGTTCAAATTAAGGGAATTGGTGCTTTCATCATGGTAGATGACTTAAATCACTTGGTGAAGGGTGGTCGTTTGTCTAACGGTGCTGCAATTCTTGGAAACTTGCTCAGTATCAAACCAATTCTTTACTTTAATGACGAGGGAGTCATTGAGGTTTATGAAAAAATTCGTACCGAGAAAAAAGCTACGAAACGTCTGGTTGAGATTGTCAAAGAACAGACTGCACAAGGAAATTACCAGGTGATGATTATTCATGGAAATGCACGGGAAAAAGCAGAACTTCTACATAAATTATTAGTAGAAGAACGAGTTACTGGAGAAATTCCCATTGCAACATTTGGCAGTGTGATTGGAACTCATTTGGGAGCAGGAAGTATTGCTCTTGCTTATATCCCGATTGTCTAA
- a CDS encoding CCA tRNA nucleotidyltransferase — MRLENLPSEFQEALPVLKKIKNAGFEAYFVGGSVRDALLNRPIHDVDIASSSYPEETKRIFERTIDVGIEHGTVLVLEDNHEYEVTTFRTEDIYVDYRRPSHVTFVRSLKEDLKRRDFTINALALDETGNVIDLFEGLNDLKHQILRAVGTPSERFTEDALRIMRGFRFQATLGFALDKDTFNAMKMCAPLLEKISVERTFIEFDKLLTAFYWRKGLKSLIASGATDYLPDMRSSQSQLETMFDVEADFKFTSSEQAWAALLMVLQVKNVKKFLKHWKTSNEFQKRVEQIVTIYTIRQTHFLNKEECYRFELDLMIQAEEIRQAQGLAVDFEKIYLTYNSLTIHDKHEIVVNGGLLIKKFGFKPGPALGQLLTEIEMAIVNGVLDNCLEAILAFVEEKR, encoded by the coding sequence ATGAGATTAGAAAATCTGCCTTCTGAATTTCAGGAGGCTTTACCAGTATTAAAGAAGATCAAGAATGCCGGTTTTGAGGCGTATTTTGTCGGTGGGTCAGTCCGCGATGCCTTATTGAATCGACCGATTCATGATGTGGATATTGCGAGTTCCAGTTATCCAGAAGAAACCAAACGTATTTTTGAACGAACGATTGATGTTGGGATTGAGCACGGGACAGTTTTAGTATTAGAGGATAATCATGAATACGAAGTGACGACTTTTCGGACCGAGGATATTTATGTAGATTATCGTAGACCTAGTCATGTTACCTTTGTTCGTTCTCTAAAAGAAGATTTAAAGCGGCGCGATTTTACGATCAATGCTTTGGCTTTAGATGAAACAGGGAATGTGATTGATTTATTTGAAGGATTGAATGATCTAAAACATCAGATTTTACGTGCTGTAGGAACACCTTCGGAGCGTTTCACCGAAGATGCCTTGCGTATCATGCGAGGATTTCGTTTTCAGGCTACTCTGGGTTTTGCGTTAGACAAAGACACATTCAATGCCATGAAAATGTGTGCTCCGCTATTAGAAAAAATTTCTGTAGAGCGGACTTTTATTGAATTTGATAAATTACTGACAGCGTTTTATTGGCGTAAAGGTTTGAAAAGTCTGATTGCCAGTGGTGCAACGGATTATTTACCTGACATGCGCAGCAGCCAATCACAATTGGAAACGATGTTTGATGTTGAAGCAGATTTTAAATTTACGAGTTCAGAGCAAGCCTGGGCTGCTCTTCTAATGGTTCTTCAAGTAAAAAATGTTAAAAAATTCCTAAAGCATTGGAAAACTTCAAATGAATTTCAAAAACGCGTAGAGCAAATTGTTACGATTTATACCATTCGCCAAACGCATTTTCTGAATAAGGAAGAATGCTATCGTTTTGAACTGGACCTGATGATACAAGCAGAAGAAATTCGTCAAGCACAGGGATTAGCTGTTGATTTTGAAAAGATTTATCTTACTTATAATTCACTAACGATTCATGATAAACATGAGATTGTCGTCAATGGTGGCCTGTTAATCAAAAAGTTTGGTTTTAAGCCTGGACCTGCTTTAGGACAGCTCTTGACTGAGATTGAGATGGCTATTGTGAATGGCGTCTTGGACAACTGCCTTGAAGCTATTTTAGCTTTTGTAGAGGAGAAAAGATGA
- a CDS encoding ABC-F family ATP-binding cassette domain-containing protein, producing the protein MSDFIVEKLTKTVGDKTVFKNISFIIHGLDRIGLIGVNGTGKTTLLNVLSGKSGFDGDVNPFSAHSDYKIGYLTQEPHFDDNKTVLDTVLSSNLREMQLIREYKLLLSNYDENNQSHLEKVMAEMEALQAWEIESQVKTVLSKLGLNDLSAKVGDLSGGLRRRVQLAQVLLGDDDLLLLDEPTNHLDIDSIEWLTNFLKNSKKTVLFITHDRYFLDSVSTRIFELDSGSLVEYQGNYQDYVRLKAEQDERDAALLHKKQQLYKQELSWMRRQPQARATKQQARINRFHDLKKDLAGQATDSSLEMNFETSRIGKKVIEFKDVDFAYGDKKILSHFNLLIQNKDRLGIVGDNGVGKSTLLNLIAGKLAPQSGQLMIGETVRVAYFSQQIEGLDGSKRVINFLQEVAEEVKIGNGITSIAELLEQFLFPRSTHGTLIEKLSGGEKKRLYLLKLLLEKPNVLLLDEPTNDLDIATLTVLENFLQSFAGPVITVSHDRYFLDKVADKILAFEEGTIREYFGNYTDYLDEKAFLAESSAISKKTGKEKPVKVREEKKRMSYFEKQEWESIEGDIEKLEEEIATIERKMLEYASDFGRLAELQKELDVKNDFLLEKYERYEYLSELV; encoded by the coding sequence ATGAGTGACTTTATTGTTGAAAAGTTGACTAAAACGGTAGGAGATAAGACTGTTTTTAAAAATATTTCCTTTATTATTCATGGTTTGGATCGCATTGGCTTGATTGGGGTTAATGGAACTGGAAAAACAACTCTTTTGAACGTTCTGTCTGGAAAATCTGGATTTGACGGGGATGTCAATCCCTTTTCTGCTCATTCAGACTATAAAATCGGTTACTTAACTCAAGAACCGCACTTTGATGACAATAAAACGGTGCTAGATACAGTTTTGTCTAGTAATTTACGAGAAATGCAGCTCATTCGTGAGTATAAGCTATTGCTGTCTAACTATGACGAAAACAATCAATCTCATTTAGAGAAAGTGATGGCTGAAATGGAAGCTCTTCAGGCCTGGGAAATCGAAAGTCAAGTTAAGACAGTTTTGTCTAAGCTGGGGTTGAACGACTTATCTGCTAAGGTTGGCGATTTGTCAGGAGGTTTGCGACGTCGAGTTCAATTAGCACAAGTTCTGTTAGGAGATGATGACTTATTGCTCCTTGATGAACCAACCAACCATTTGGATATTGATAGCATTGAATGGCTGACGAATTTTTTGAAGAATTCCAAAAAGACAGTTCTTTTTATTACCCATGATCGTTATTTTTTAGATTCTGTTTCAACTCGAATTTTTGAGTTAGACAGTGGTAGTTTAGTTGAATATCAAGGAAATTATCAGGATTATGTCCGTTTGAAGGCAGAACAAGACGAGCGAGATGCTGCCCTTCTCCATAAAAAGCAGCAACTGTATAAGCAAGAATTGTCCTGGATGCGCCGCCAGCCACAGGCCAGAGCAACCAAGCAGCAAGCACGAATCAACCGTTTTCATGACCTTAAGAAAGATTTAGCGGGTCAGGCAACTGACAGTAGTTTGGAAATGAATTTCGAAACCAGTCGTATTGGTAAGAAAGTGATTGAATTTAAAGATGTTGACTTTGCTTATGGTGACAAGAAAATTCTTTCTCATTTTAACTTATTGATTCAAAATAAAGATCGGCTTGGAATTGTGGGTGATAACGGTGTTGGAAAATCGACCTTGCTCAATTTGATTGCTGGGAAATTAGCACCTCAATCTGGTCAACTTATGATTGGTGAGACAGTTCGTGTGGCTTATTTTTCACAGCAAATTGAAGGATTAGATGGGTCTAAACGTGTTATCAATTTCTTGCAAGAAGTGGCTGAGGAGGTTAAAATAGGCAATGGAATAACATCAATTGCGGAACTATTGGAGCAATTCCTCTTCCCGCGCTCTACTCATGGTACTTTGATTGAAAAGCTTTCTGGTGGAGAGAAAAAGCGTCTTTATCTACTGAAACTTCTCTTGGAAAAGCCGAATGTCTTGCTTCTTGATGAGCCAACCAATGATTTGGACATTGCAACTCTAACAGTACTGGAAAACTTTTTGCAGAGTTTTGCTGGACCAGTTATTACTGTTAGTCACGATCGGTATTTCCTTGATAAAGTAGCAGATAAGATTTTAGCTTTTGAAGAGGGAACTATCAGAGAGTACTTCGGGAATTATACGGATTATTTAGATGAAAAAGCTTTTCTGGCTGAGAGTTCTGCCATTTCCAAAAAGACTGGAAAGGAAAAGCCAGTGAAGGTGCGTGAGGAGAAGAAACGCATGAGCTATTTTGAAAAGCAGGAGTGGGAGTCTATTGAGGGTGATATAGAGAAACTTGAAGAGGAAATTGCAACTATTGAGCGGAAAATGCTGGAATATGCTTCGGACTTTGGTCGACTCGCTGAACTCCAAAAAGAACTGGATGTTAAAAATGATTTCCTTTTGGAGAAATATGAGCGCTACGAATACTTGAGTGAGTTAGTATAG
- the pheS gene encoding phenylalanine--tRNA ligase subunit alpha has product MSTIEEQLNKLREETLASLKKISTENEKEMQNLRVSVLGKKGSLTEILKGMKDVSADMRPIIGKHVNEARDVLTAAFEESAKLLEEQKVANQLARESVDVTLPGRKILAGNRHVLSQTSEEIEDIFIGMGYQVVDGFEVETDYYNFERMNLPKDHPARDMQDTFYITEEILLRTHTSPVQARAMDAHDFSKGPLKMISPGRVFRRDTDDATHSHQFHQIEGLVVGKNISMADLQGTLELIVQKMFGEERQIRLRPSYFPFTEPSVEVDVSCFKCGGQGCNVCKKTGWIEIMGAGMVHPRVLEMSGIDPDVYSGFAFGLGQERVAMLRYGINDIRGFYQGDVRFSEQFK; this is encoded by the coding sequence ATGTCAACCATTGAAGAACAATTAAATAAGCTTAGAGAAGAAACTCTGGCGTCGCTGAAAAAAATTTCAACTGAAAATGAAAAAGAAATGCAGAATCTGCGTGTTTCTGTCCTTGGAAAGAAAGGCTCTTTAACAGAAATTTTAAAAGGTATGAAAGATGTCTCTGCTGATATGCGTCCGATTATCGGGAAACATGTCAATGAAGCACGGGATGTATTGACCGCTGCTTTTGAAGAATCTGCAAAACTATTGGAAGAGCAAAAAGTTGCTAATCAGCTGGCTAGGGAGTCAGTAGATGTAACTCTTCCGGGTCGGAAAATTCTTGCTGGGAATCGTCATGTTCTTAGCCAGACAAGTGAAGAAATTGAAGATATTTTTATTGGAATGGGTTATCAAGTTGTAGATGGTTTTGAAGTCGAAACAGACTATTACAACTTTGAGCGGATGAATTTACCAAAAGACCACCCAGCGCGTGATATGCAGGATACTTTCTATATTACAGAAGAAATTTTACTGCGGACTCACACTAGTCCGGTTCAAGCTCGAGCGATGGATGCACATGATTTTTCTAAAGGACCTTTGAAGATGATTTCGCCAGGGCGTGTGTTCCGACGGGATACGGATGATGCAACGCATTCTCATCAATTTCATCAAATTGAAGGTTTAGTTGTCGGAAAAAATATTTCTATGGCAGATCTTCAAGGAACATTGGAGCTCATTGTGCAAAAAATGTTTGGTGAAGAGCGTCAGATCCGTCTGCGTCCATCTTACTTCCCATTCACAGAGCCTTCTGTTGAGGTGGATGTTTCCTGCTTCAAATGCGGTGGTCAAGGGTGCAATGTTTGCAAAAAGACTGGCTGGATTGAAATTATGGGAGCCGGAATGGTGCACCCTCGTGTTCTTGAAATGAGTGGCATTGATCCGGATGTTTATTCTGGTTTTGCCTTTGGCCTTGGGCAAGAACGTGTGGCTATGTTGCGCTACGGAATCAATGACATTCGCGGATTTTATCAAGGAGATGTTCGGTTCTCAGAACAATTTAAATAA
- a CDS encoding GNAT family N-acetyltransferase, with protein MLIKVKEEQAEVLRALEVQTYLETFGPYIKAEDMQDYFANELSLERIQKDLALVESETYFALDETEKIVGFLKFNWGQEQTEPVEADYSMRNAFEVHRIYVLKPYQGQGFGKEMFEFALQEAMKRKCSWVWLGVWEKNFKAQNFYFKYGFERFSEHKYVTGETVDIDWLIRKKLK; from the coding sequence ATGTTAATAAAAGTAAAAGAAGAACAGGCTGAAGTTCTAAGAGCACTAGAAGTGCAGACTTATCTAGAAACTTTTGGCCCTTACATCAAGGCAGAAGACATGCAAGATTATTTTGCGAATGAGCTCTCACTTGAGCGGATTCAGAAGGATTTGGCACTGGTAGAGTCAGAGACCTATTTTGCACTAGATGAAACAGAGAAGATTGTTGGTTTTCTCAAATTTAACTGGGGGCAGGAACAGACTGAGCCAGTAGAGGCAGACTATTCAATGAGGAATGCTTTTGAGGTGCATCGCATCTATGTTTTGAAACCGTATCAAGGACAAGGTTTTGGCAAGGAAATGTTTGAATTTGCCCTGCAGGAAGCCATGAAACGAAAATGTTCATGGGTGTGGCTAGGCGTTTGGGAAAAGAATTTTAAGGCCCAAAACTTTTACTTTAAATATGGTTTTGAGCGTTTTAGTGAGCATAAATATGTGACAGGTGAAACGGTTGACATTGATTGGCTCATACGGAAAAAATTAAAATAA
- the pheT gene encoding phenylalanine--tRNA ligase subunit beta: protein MLVSYKWLKELVDVDVLSEELAEKMSTTGIEVEGVSSPAEGLSNIVVGEVVSCEEVPETHLHVCQVNVGEEALRQIVCGAPNVRAGIKVMVALPGARIADNYKIKKGKIRGLESLGMICSLGELGISDSIVPKEFSEGIQILPEEAVPGDSVFPYLDLDDEIIELSITPNRADALSMRGVAYEVAAIYDKSVHFQDFPLLEAQEQAGEQLSVAIETEKAPFYAVRILENVTITPSPQWLQNLLMNAGIRPINNVVDVTNYMLLYFGQPMHAFDLDTFEDNQIVVREARAGEKLVTLDDEERDLETSDLVITVADKPVALAGIMGGSETEISPKSRRVVLEAAVFDGTSIRKTSGRLNLRSESSSRFEKGINLATVTEALDAAASMIADLAGATVKADIVSAGQVDTSDVEVVSTLLDVNRVLGTELTYTDIEDVFRRLGFGLNGNAEKFTVSVPRHRWDIHIEADLYEEIARIYGYDKLPATLPKGDGTAGQLTETQKLRRKVRTVAEGAGLTEVITYALTTPEKAVQFSTNPSNLTELMWPMTVDRSVLRQNMVAGILDTVAYNVARKNKDLALYEIGKVFEQTGNPQEELPIEINSFAFALTGLVSEKDFQTSAVPVDFFYAKGVLEALFDRLGLKVEYTVTQALASMHPGRTAAILLDGQVIGFVGQVHPVTAKDYNIPETYVAEINLTAIEQAIQLAKPFVEITKFPAVTRDIALLLKAEISHKEVVEAIEAAGVKRLTDIKLFDVFSGEKLGLGMKSMAYTLTFQNPEDTLEDEEVARYMEKIQKSLEETIGAEVR, encoded by the coding sequence ATGCTAGTAAGTTATAAATGGTTAAAAGAACTAGTTGATGTAGATGTGCTAAGTGAAGAATTAGCTGAAAAAATGTCAACAACAGGAATAGAAGTAGAAGGGGTTAGTTCACCTGCTGAGGGATTGTCAAACATTGTCGTTGGTGAAGTGGTCAGCTGTGAAGAGGTGCCTGAGACGCACTTGCATGTATGTCAAGTGAACGTGGGAGAAGAAGCACTTCGACAAATCGTTTGTGGCGCTCCAAATGTACGAGCAGGAATCAAGGTTATGGTAGCTCTTCCCGGAGCTCGTATTGCGGATAATTACAAGATTAAAAAAGGAAAAATCCGCGGTTTAGAATCTCTTGGAATGATTTGTTCTCTTGGAGAATTAGGTATCTCTGACTCGATTGTCCCAAAAGAATTTTCTGAAGGGATTCAAATTTTGCCAGAAGAAGCTGTACCAGGAGATTCCGTTTTTCCTTATCTTGACTTGGATGATGAAATTATTGAGCTTTCTATTACGCCGAACCGTGCGGATGCTCTTTCAATGCGCGGGGTAGCATATGAGGTGGCAGCGATTTATGACAAATCAGTTCATTTTCAAGATTTTCCGTTGTTGGAAGCACAAGAGCAAGCTGGAGAACAACTATCTGTTGCCATTGAAACAGAAAAGGCGCCTTTTTATGCAGTGCGTATTTTAGAGAATGTTACCATTACTCCAAGTCCGCAGTGGCTTCAAAATCTGCTTATGAATGCAGGGATTCGTCCTATCAACAATGTAGTAGATGTGACAAATTATATGTTGCTATATTTTGGTCAACCAATGCATGCCTTTGATTTAGATACTTTCGAAGATAATCAAATTGTCGTACGTGAAGCACGTGCAGGTGAAAAGTTAGTAACTCTTGATGATGAAGAGCGTGATTTAGAAACGAGTGATCTTGTTATTACCGTAGCAGATAAGCCTGTAGCATTGGCTGGTATTATGGGTGGAAGTGAAACGGAAATCTCCCCTAAATCAAGGCGTGTAGTGCTTGAAGCAGCAGTTTTTGACGGAACTTCCATTCGTAAGACGAGCGGACGTCTCAATCTTCGTTCAGAATCATCCTCTCGCTTTGAAAAAGGAATTAACCTAGCGACAGTAACAGAAGCTTTAGATGCTGCGGCTAGCATGATTGCAGATCTTGCAGGTGCAACGGTAAAAGCCGATATCGTTTCAGCAGGTCAAGTGGACACATCAGATGTTGAAGTTGTTTCAACATTATTAGATGTCAATCGTGTACTTGGGACGGAATTAACTTATACAGATATTGAAGATGTTTTCCGCCGTCTTGGTTTTGGTCTTAATGGCAATGCAGAGAAATTCACAGTCAGCGTACCACGCCATCGTTGGGACATTCACATTGAAGCAGACCTTTATGAGGAAATTGCGCGTATCTATGGTTATGATAAATTACCAGCAACTCTTCCAAAAGGTGACGGAACAGCTGGTCAATTGACAGAAACCCAAAAACTTCGTCGCAAAGTTCGTACAGTTGCAGAAGGTGCTGGTCTGACAGAAGTTATCACCTATGCTTTGACTACTCCTGAAAAAGCTGTGCAATTTAGCACTAATCCAAGTAACTTGACAGAGCTGATGTGGCCGATGACAGTAGATCGCAGCGTTCTTCGTCAAAATATGGTAGCTGGCATTTTGGATACTGTTGCCTATAATGTAGCACGTAAAAATAAGGACTTGGCTCTGTATGAGATTGGAAAAGTCTTCGAGCAAACGGGTAATCCACAGGAAGAATTGCCAATTGAAATTAACAGTTTTGCCTTTGCTTTGACAGGTTTGGTTTCTGAAAAGGATTTTCAAACTTCTGCTGTACCAGTTGATTTCTTTTATGCAAAAGGAGTTCTGGAAGCACTGTTTGACCGCCTAGGACTGAAAGTAGAATACACAGTGACGCAAGCATTAGCCAGCATGCATCCGGGACGTACAGCAGCCATTTTGCTGGACGGACAAGTCATTGGCTTTGTTGGTCAAGTTCATCCAGTAACTGCTAAGGATTATAATATCCCAGAAACGTATGTAGCAGAAATCAACTTGACAGCGATTGAACAAGCAATTCAACTAGCAAAACCATTTGTAGAAATTACCAAATTCCCAGCTGTAACACGTGATATAGCACTGCTTCTGAAAGCAGAAATCAGTCACAAAGAAGTCGTTGAAGCTATTGAGGCTGCTGGTGTGAAACGCTTGACAGATATCAAATTATTTGACGTCTTCTCAGGTGAAAAACTGGGACTCGGCATGAAATCAATGGCTTACACCTTAACTTTCCAAAATCCAGAGGATACTCTGGAAGATGAGGAAGTAGCTCGTTATATGGAAAAAATCCAAAAGTCTCTTGAAGAAACGATTGGTGCAGAAGTGCGGTAA
- a CDS encoding nucleotidyltransferase domain-containing protein, with product MTVFAKLWKAFSDLPEVTTIALGGSRSGETYDETSDYDLYIYCTSIPDENSRKSILTKYCSYMEMSNQFWELEDDCTLNNGVDIDILYRNICHFATDLENVIEKYQAGNGYTTCFWHNLKTCKILYDADGELGKLQERFNVPFPPKLKDNIISRNFSLLTGHLPSYDTQILKAAKRKDFVSVNHRVTAFLESYFDIIFAVNELTHPGEKRMMSYAKAHASLLPNQFEKSLNALLMSITASPEILEKQLREIIVNLEGILS from the coding sequence ATGACAGTTTTTGCGAAACTTTGGAAAGCATTTTCTGACTTGCCAGAAGTGACAACTATTGCTTTAGGAGGTTCTCGTAGTGGAGAAACTTATGATGAGACTTCGGACTATGATTTATATATTTATTGCACAAGCATTCCAGATGAAAATAGCCGAAAGTCGATTTTAACTAAATATTGTTCTTACATGGAAATGAGTAATCAGTTTTGGGAATTGGAAGATGATTGTACCTTAAATAATGGTGTTGATATTGATATTCTTTACAGGAATATCTGTCATTTTGCAACAGATCTTGAAAATGTTATAGAAAAATACCAAGCCGGGAATGGCTACACTACCTGCTTTTGGCACAATTTAAAAACCTGCAAGATTCTGTATGATGCGGATGGAGAATTAGGTAAATTGCAAGAACGGTTTAACGTTCCTTTTCCTCCGAAATTAAAAGATAATATCATTTCACGAAATTTTAGTTTGTTAACTGGACATTTGCCGTCCTACGATACGCAGATTTTAAAAGCAGCAAAACGAAAAGACTTTGTTAGCGTTAATCATCGTGTTACAGCTTTTTTAGAATCCTATTTTGACATTATTTTTGCAGTTAATGAATTGACCCACCCCGGCGAAAAGAGAATGATGTCGTATGCAAAAGCTCATGCAAGCCTTCTTCCCAATCAATTTGAGAAATCTTTAAATGCCTTATTAATGAGCATCACTGCTAGTCCTGAAATTCTTGAAAAACAATTAAGAGAAATAATTGTAAATTTAGAGGGAATTTTATCATAA
- a CDS encoding GNAT family N-acetyltransferase, which yields MPIRKAIPSDIPVLNHLLEQVLLVHHKVRPDIFKESGRKFNDEQLKTLMSQENTPIFVFENEEGKILGHLFCIIKEPQSLAQTPIKTLFIEDLCVDENARGQKIGEQLCHFAEEFAQEIGCYNLTLDVWNNNVAALRFYERLDLKPQQTIMEKILKK from the coding sequence ATGCCTATTAGAAAAGCAATCCCAAGCGATATTCCAGTACTCAATCATCTTTTAGAGCAAGTCTTGCTTGTTCATCATAAAGTCCGACCAGATATTTTCAAAGAGAGTGGTCGCAAATTCAACGATGAACAGTTGAAAACACTGATGTCTCAGGAAAATACACCAATCTTTGTCTTTGAAAATGAAGAAGGAAAAATCTTAGGTCATCTCTTTTGTATCATTAAAGAACCACAAAGTCTCGCACAAACACCTATCAAAACGCTTTTTATTGAAGACCTTTGCGTTGATGAAAATGCTCGTGGTCAAAAAATTGGTGAGCAACTCTGCCATTTTGCAGAAGAATTTGCCCAAGAAATTGGCTGTTACAACTTAACCCTTGATGTATGGAATAATAATGTCGCTGCCTTGCGCTTTTATGAACGTTTAGATCTAAAGCCCCAACAAACAATCATGGAAAAAATTTTAAAGAAATAG
- a CDS encoding biotin transporter BioY: MKKSFTLVLPAIGAALITVLAQITIPIGPVPFALQNMAVGLIATIFHRKEALLAVTLYLLLGAIGLPVFAGGSGGLQALVGPNAGYLWFYLFYALVTAGLISKDSSFLTIFLANLLGDALVFVGGVLGLMLLARFSLDKAITVGIIPFILPDLIKLIVISLVTIPIFKNLKNHPYFKLIK; this comes from the coding sequence ATGAAGAAATCATTTACACTTGTCCTGCCAGCTATTGGTGCAGCTTTGATAACTGTCCTTGCTCAGATTACCATTCCTATCGGTCCAGTTCCTTTTGCTCTGCAAAATATGGCAGTTGGCTTAATAGCCACTATTTTTCATCGAAAAGAAGCTTTATTAGCAGTTACACTTTATCTTCTTTTAGGTGCTATTGGACTCCCTGTTTTTGCAGGCGGAAGTGGCGGATTGCAGGCACTTGTTGGACCAAACGCAGGCTATCTCTGGTTTTACTTGTTCTATGCTTTGGTAACAGCTGGTCTGATTTCAAAAGATAGCAGTTTTTTAACGATTTTCTTAGCCAATCTACTCGGAGATGCTCTGGTTTTTGTCGGCGGCGTACTTGGTTTAATGTTATTAGCAAGATTTAGCTTAGATAAAGCTATCACTGTTGGAATTATTCCTTTTATCCTACCAGATCTCATAAAACTTATCGTAATTAGTCTTGTTACTATTCCTATTTTTAAAAATTTAAAAAACCATCCTTACTTTAAGCTAATAAAATAA